The Cryobacterium sp. SO1 genomic sequence GCTTTCATTCGAGCGGGTGGCGCCATCACCCAAAGTAGAAACGCCTGAACCCGATTGGGCGGCCGACGGCCAAGACGGGGACACGTCAGTGCTTCCACTGATGGAATCGGCGCAGATAATCCGTAGCTTCGGTTGAACGGTGTCGCTTTCGACATCTCTCACCAACTACCGATGGAGACTCCATGTCATTCACCGACCAGCCGACCGAGACTCAGCAGACGCAGTCACATGCTCAATACGATTACATCGTGGTGGGGGCAGGCACAGCCGGCAGTGTCATCGCCACTCGTCTGACCGAGGATCCCGAAGTGCGGGTCCTCCTGCTCGAGGCCGGGTCGAGCACTCCCCTGCCTGGGATGGCAACTCCGGTGGTCTGGCCCATGCTGCTCGGCTCGTCCGCAAGTTGGTGCGACAACACAGTCGTTCAGGATTTCACCGGCCAGAGCATCGCGGCCCCCCGCGGAAAGGCCCTGGGCGGCTCGTCCAGCATCAACGGGCTGACCTACGCTCGCGGCCACCGGTCCAGCTACGATTCCTGGGTTAAGCAGGGTGCATCGGGCTGGGGATTTGATGACCTGCTCCCGTACTTCCGGCGCAGCGAGTGCGCGGTCCAGCGCGACGGCGCCCTCCGCGGCACCGATGGTCCGCTGACGGTAGGGCCCACACCCGATCCCAGCCCCGCCGTGGTGGCTGCGTTGGCCGCTGCTGCGGAACTCGGCTACCCGATGGCCGACGACATCAGCGGCGGACTTGAGGACGGCTTCGGATTGGCGGATGTCAACGTGAAAGACGGTGTGCGCCAGAGCGCCGCCGATGCGTACCTGCGTCCCGCGATGGCTCGCCCGAACCTCCACGTCGTCACCGACGCGACCGTGAGCCGCCTCGTCATCGGCGACGGCGTGTGCACCGGAGTCGAATTCACCATCTCTGGAGCTTCGATGACCGCCACTGCCCAGCGAGAAGTCATCCTCACCGCGGGGGCGATTGGCTCCGCGCAGTTGCTGCTGCTCTCGGGTATCGGCCCTGCCGACCACCTGGCCGAGCTCGGCATCGACCTGGCGTTGGACCTACCCGGTGTCGGCACAAATCTTCATGATCACCCGATGTCCACGGTTCTCTATGAGGCAGCATCCCCGCTCGAGACCATTCCGAGCAGCGTCTGGGGCCAGGGAATCGGCCTCGTACAGACCACCGGTTCCGCCGCCGGACCCGATCTGCAAATCCTTCTGATCAGCCAGCCGTACCGCGCCCAAACGCTTCCCGGTCCAGACAATGGATACGCCATCGGATTCTCGGCGATAGTGCCGCACAGCCGCGGCACGGTACGACTGCAGAGCTCCGACCCGGCCATGGGGCCCCTCATCGACCCCCGCTACCTCTCTGACCCACGCGACGTCGAGGTCATGACGGAAGGTCTACGCGTGGCTCAAAGCATCGGCCGCGCCGCTGCACTTGCCGCGTGGCGCGGAGACGAGGCTCAGCCGGGCCGACCGCTGAATGACAATGAGGATGTGCTCGACTACCTCCGGGAGAGCCTACTGGTCTACTTCCACTACGCCGGAACCTGCCGCGTGGGCACCGACGACCTTGCGGTTGTCGACCCCGAACTCCGAGTTCGTGGCATCGCCAATCTTCGGGTGGCCGATGCATCCATCATGCCGTCGCCTGTCTCGGCAAACACGAATGCCACGGTCTACGCAATCGCGGAGCGCGCAGCCGAACTCATTAGGGGCTAAGTAGCCTCCCCCCAACAGGCCTGGAGAGGCCTGTTGGGCCCGGCACGCGCAAGGTGATCGTGATCGGCGCGGGTCGCCAGGTGGCGTCAGGCCGTCAGCGGGGGTCCCGGATTTTGGAACGAGACGCCGCGCCGGTTTTCCGCAGAATCGCCGATACGTGAGATTCGACGGTGCGGATGCTGACAAACAGTTCGGCCGCGATCTCCCGGTTGGTGTGACCCGCAACCAGAGCCACCCGCACCCGCTGTTGTGCGGCGGTCAACGCGGAACTCGACCTGGTCTTGCGCGCTGTCGCGACGGCGGCAGCGACCTGCTCACGGACATCGACGCTGTCGCTCGCGTTGGCACGCTCCGTAGCCATATCGAGTTCCCGGCGGCCGAGCGTCACCTTGCGAAGTCGGCTCAGCACTCGAGCCCGCTGTAGGCGGCACAGCGCCTCGTCTGCGAAGCGGTGGGCGTGGACAGCCGCGTCTACAGCGAGGCCGGCTTCGGCGAGTGCCTCCTCGAGACGGCCGGCCGCAGCGAATTCCATCGAAGTCAGCCGGTGCAGGCCGATGCGTGCGAGCGGTCGGTCCCTCGTTGCCAGGAACGAGCGCATCACGGCAAGGCGATCCGCTGCCTCCTCGTTGTTCCCCATCATGAAGAGTGCCTCGATCAAAGGCAGGTCGATGCGAAAGCGACTGCCGGGTTCGACGAGTTGCAGCGCATCGGCAACCAACGCAGCCTGTCGAAGATGATCGACAGCAGCCGACCAATTTCTTTGCGCAAGAGCGGAGAACCCGCGAAGTGCGGGCACGATCATCTTCACGAATTGGCCCGTGCCTACATCCGAGTCGTGCCAACGTCCGAGCATTTCACGCAGCTCATCGTGCCTGGCCTCGCTGACCAGCACCAGACCCACGATTGGCAACACGCTGGCGGGCAGACTGGAAGAGTCGGCACGGTGACCTGACTCTGCCAGGAGTGCTATCGCGGCCGCCACGTTCCCGCCCGTCAGCTCGACGTGGGCGGCGTGCGCCAGGAACGCACGCTCGATGCCGTCCTTCCCTTCGGTCCTGGCCCAGTCCACGAGTTCGGAAAGAGCGAGACGCGAGGAGGCGAAATCGTCGACGAGATGCGCGAGAAACCCGGTCGCGGCCAGGCCGGTGTCCTCAAGACCCGACACGATCTGGATGCCCTGACGGCGAGTGCTTTCGTCGATCAGTTCCGCATTGAGACCGCCGCCGGCGTCGAGTTGAGACCGGATGGTGCCCCTCAGCGCTCGATGGACCGCGTTTGGAGCGTCGACACTTCTGAGCCGGTCGAATGCCAGCGACGAGAGTTGGCCGCGCTCCGTGACCGTCATGAGATCGTCAGCAACCATGTGCGCTTGCACGACCGCTTGCCGGATCCGATCGTCCGCTGCCTTGTCAAGGTGTCGAACGAGGAAAGCGGTCACAGCATTCCGACCGCTGACGGATGCGAGTGCACTCGTCGATAGGGCAATGAAGGCGTCGAACTGGTGTATGTCTAGCCGTTCTGTGGCCACGTGCTCGAGTGCGGTGAGGCACGCCGCCAGATCTCCGGCGGAGGAGAGCTGCTGCGCCTGACTCAGCACCCGATCCACATACTGCGTAGACGCGGGATCGGTTCGCCAGACTGCCTGGGCAGCGAAGTGAGCCGAGCGCAGACGGGCCCCACGCTGCCGCATGACAACCGCGGCCTCCGAGAGGGCTGCTGAGATGAATTCATCGGGCCCGCTGGGCTGCGACTGCTGCAGATGCTGCGCCTTGACGACGGGGTCGTGCACCGCATCGGCAATGAACCGGTGCAGGTTTCGGCGACGGCCAGGGGTAAGACGAGCTGCCGCTGCCGAAGCATGAAGCGGATGCCGCGTTCTCACCGTCTCCGTGGTCAAGGACAGGAAGCCGGCGGCTTCCGCGTCATCAACGGCACCCTCTGAGATTCCCGCGAACGACAGAACGGCAGCCAGAAGATCATGTTTGGGATGGCCCAGCAACGCCACGATCGACACGACGTCGCTGGCTTCCGCGCTCAAAAAGCGCAACCGCTCGGCGATGGCCCCCGCCAGCGACGGTGGAACCGCGACCGTGCCAAGCATGCGGGCACCAAGGTCAGCGAGAGACCCACGGCTCATCAGTTCGAGTGCCCAGAGCGGATTACCGCCCGTGTGCTCGCGCAAGGCGACCACCTGCGCCTGGGTCAGGGTCGACGGCCAGCCCGGACGGATCACACCGTCGAGTTCCTCAACCGACAGGCCCTGAAGGACGCGCTCGTCTGTGAGGTCAAACCCCAGGTCGAGTGCTTTGCTGGGGGAATCGACGGTCGGCCGACTCGCTGCGAGTAGGTACACCCGGTGGCTCGCCGAACGCCTGAAGGCGCGCTCGACTGTGGCTCGCGATTCGGCATCCGCCCACTGGGCATCATCGATCACGATCGCAACAGGTCTCCGCGACGAGATATCGGCCAGAATGCCCTCGAAAGCGATGGCAGTAGCCAGCGACGGCAGCTCAGTGGCAGCGGGTTGACGGCCCATCGCGATCTGCAGAAAAGAACGATACTCATCGGGAACGCTCGTGAACGAACTCAAATCCAGCGGTTCCAGCAGGTCCCAAAGCATGCTGTAAGACGTGTGCCGCTCAGCGAACGAGGGCGTGGC encodes the following:
- a CDS encoding GMC family oxidoreductase — encoded protein: MSFTDQPTETQQTQSHAQYDYIVVGAGTAGSVIATRLTEDPEVRVLLLEAGSSTPLPGMATPVVWPMLLGSSASWCDNTVVQDFTGQSIAAPRGKALGGSSSINGLTYARGHRSSYDSWVKQGASGWGFDDLLPYFRRSECAVQRDGALRGTDGPLTVGPTPDPSPAVVAALAAAAELGYPMADDISGGLEDGFGLADVNVKDGVRQSAADAYLRPAMARPNLHVVTDATVSRLVIGDGVCTGVEFTISGASMTATAQREVILTAGAIGSAQLLLLSGIGPADHLAELGIDLALDLPGVGTNLHDHPMSTVLYEAASPLETIPSSVWGQGIGLVQTTGSAAGPDLQILLISQPYRAQTLPGPDNGYAIGFSAIVPHSRGTVRLQSSDPAMGPLIDPRYLSDPRDVEVMTEGLRVAQSIGRAAALAAWRGDEAQPGRPLNDNEDVLDYLRESLLVYFHYAGTCRVGTDDLAVVDPELRVRGIANLRVADASIMPSPVSANTNATVYAIAERAAELIRG
- a CDS encoding AAA family ATPase is translated as MTRTLLLAEIAAMPHGQARQILVTGEAGMGKSTVIGEAAARFTAAGFIVLRATPSFAERHTSYSMLWDLLEPLDLSSFTSVPDEYRSFLQIAMGRQPAATELPSLATAIAFEGILADISSRRPVAIVIDDAQWADAESRATVERAFRRSASHRVYLLAASRPTVDSPSKALDLGFDLTDERVLQGLSVEELDGVIRPGWPSTLTQAQVVALREHTGGNPLWALELMSRGSLADLGARMLGTVAVPPSLAGAIAERLRFLSAEASDVVSIVALLGHPKHDLLAAVLSFAGISEGAVDDAEAAGFLSLTTETVRTRHPLHASAAAARLTPGRRRNLHRFIADAVHDPVVKAQHLQQSQPSGPDEFISAALSEAAVVMRQRGARLRSAHFAAQAVWRTDPASTQYVDRVLSQAQQLSSAGDLAACLTALEHVATERLDIHQFDAFIALSTSALASVSGRNAVTAFLVRHLDKAADDRIRQAVVQAHMVADDLMTVTERGQLSSLAFDRLRSVDAPNAVHRALRGTIRSQLDAGGGLNAELIDESTRRQGIQIVSGLEDTGLAATGFLAHLVDDFASSRLALSELVDWARTEGKDGIERAFLAHAAHVELTGGNVAAAIALLAESGHRADSSSLPASVLPIVGLVLVSEARHDELREMLGRWHDSDVGTGQFVKMIVPALRGFSALAQRNWSAAVDHLRQAALVADALQLVEPGSRFRIDLPLIEALFMMGNNEEAADRLAVMRSFLATRDRPLARIGLHRLTSMEFAAAGRLEEALAEAGLAVDAAVHAHRFADEALCRLQRARVLSRLRKVTLGRRELDMATERANASDSVDVREQVAAAVATARKTRSSSALTAAQQRVRVALVAGHTNREIAAELFVSIRTVESHVSAILRKTGAASRSKIRDPR